CCGTCGCCCCGTGCTCATTGCCGATCCGGTTCCCGGCCGCTTCTCCGTGTGCCACGGGCACACCTGTTCGGTGGTCGTCACCGTTGGCCTGTCCGCCGCCGAATGGCAGCGCGTGCGGAGTGTTTTCGCGCCTTCGCCGCCGGATGCCGCAGCGGAGCGCGGACGCATCGCCGCCGCCATCGCGCTCATGGAGGACATGGTCGGCACGTATACGGGAACCTGGCGCGACCTGGGCGGCGACGTGAGGGGTTTCGCGCGACCGGGTCAGATGGATTGCGTCGACGAGGCCACCAACAGCACGACGTATCTGCAGATGCTCGCCGCAGACCATTTGCTCGAGTGGCACACGGTCGGGCCCGTCCTCAAGCGCGGTCACCTGCTGTGGGGTGTACCGCACGCGACCGCGGTGATCGTGGAGACGGCGTCGGGGGGGATGTGGGCGGTGGACTCGTGGTTTCTCGACAACGGCCTGCCGCCCTATATCGTGCCGTATCGCGTCTGGCGCAAGAACTGGTATCCCGAGTCCAATTGAGTGCCGGAAGACAGCCGCCCGGAGTTTGCCGTCAGTGCACGGCGAGCGTGCGCTTGGCCAGTGTCTGCGCGAGCGTGGCGTCGTAGCCGTAGATGTCGGGGAGGAAGCGGATCCTGTCCTGCGCGTCGACCACGGTGGTCGTGTAGAAGATGAGGATGGGAATGGGCTCGCTCACGTTCACGCGCAGGGGCTGCGGCAGGCTCATGGACGCACGGATGCGCGTGGCATCCCACGACGGACGGCCCTCCAGCGCGAACTGCGCGAGCGCCACCGGATCGGCGACGCGGATGCAGCCGTGGCTGAGGTCGCGGCGCGTGCGGCTGAAGAGCTTGGGCGACGGCGTGCTGTGGAGATAGACGTCGTGCACGTTCGGAAACATGAACTTCACGCCGCCGAGCGCGTTCTTCGTCCCGGGGCGCTGGCGCAGCCGCAGCGCGCCGCGCTCGAGTTCGGACAGGGTCGCGGCGTCGAGTTCGGTGCGCACGCCGTTGCCGACGACTTCCATGCCCTCGCGCGAGAGATAGCCCGGATCCGCCTTGAGCTTCGGCAGCAGTTCCTTGACTGCGATGCTCCGCGGCACGTTCCAGTACGGGCTGAAGTCCAGGTACGCGACATCGCCGGCGAATATGGGTGTCGGCGTCTTCTCCGCGCGGCCGACGATCACCGGCATCTCGAGCAGCGGGTGCGCGCCGGCCTGCATCGGGTCGAAGGCAACCAGCTTGAATTCCGGAATGTTCACCACCAGGAAGCGGCCGGTCGGCTTCGACGGAAGCCAGCGCAGGCGCTCGAGCGCGATCTCGATCTGTCGCACGCGTTCCGCGACCGGGCGGTTGAGTTCGGCGACCGTCGCTTGCCCGAGCACGCCATCGTCGGCGAGCCCGTGACGGTACTGGAAGCGTTTGACTGCATCGATCACGCTCCCGGAATAGCGATCAGCGTCGCGCCGCTTGAGCGCGGCGGCGTCGAGATCGCCGAAGGCCACGAGCCGCTCCTTGAGTTGCGGCAATCCCGCGAAGACGGTGCCCGGTGCGATCTTGCCGGACGGCACGGGAACCAGCGGCAGCGCCGGTCCCGCCGCG
This is a stretch of genomic DNA from Betaproteobacteria bacterium. It encodes these proteins:
- a CDS encoding L,D-transpeptidase family protein, producing the protein MSVDVAAELQALLAHHASLPQAAAPTANDAEALRFYATRGFTPAWVVDGRPTRQAEEAVSLLERADQQGLASADYGAPYLRARLVTLQHGDHAASAHDLAVFDAELTLALVRYTSHLAHGRVDPRRIYPDLQVEARPVDIAALLQRGLEGDRLAASIGSAAPDLPLYAGLLRALAQYQVLAAGPALPLVPVPSGKIAPGTVFAGLPQLKERLVAFGDLDAAALKRRDADRYSGSVIDAVKRFQYRHGLADDGVLGQATVAELNRPVAERVRQIEIALERLRWLPSKPTGRFLVVNIPEFKLVAFDPMQAGAHPLLEMPVIVGRAEKTPTPIFAGDVAYLDFSPYWNVPRSIAVKELLPKLKADPGYLSREGMEVVGNGVRTELDAATLSELERGALRLRQRPGTKNALGGVKFMFPNVHDVYLHSTPSPKLFSRTRRDLSHGCIRVADPVALAQFALEGRPSWDATRIRASMSLPQPLRVNVSEPIPILIFYTTTVVDAQDRIRFLPDIYGYDATLAQTLAKRTLAVH